A DNA window from Nitrospira sp. contains the following coding sequences:
- a CDS encoding hypothetical protein (Evidence 5 : Unknown function; MaGe:77308137), giving the protein MPVFTREFLLTGSVTTRSVVKMVVLFMRLRRCNDAEKEDCDECEEDLGDLYLHCRRQQSF; this is encoded by the coding sequence ATGCCAGTATTTACGCGGGAGTTTCTGTTGACAGGGTCTGTCACAACACGTAGCGTAGTCAAAATGGTTGTCCTGTTTATGCGGTTGAGGAGGTGCAACGATGCCGAAAAAGAAGACTGCGACGAATGCGAGGAAGACCTGGGGGATTTATACCTACATTGCCGGCGACAACAATCTTTCTGA
- a CDS encoding hypothetical protein (Evidence 5 : Unknown function; MaGe:77308136): MLARSSREITDLPRPFSLLIETLHLNADSRLIHALVLKVDALQPHSLLVASLVSLGYAGFVLIEGGGLWQGFSWAAYLAVVSMSLLIEGDSQADEALNASIYAGVSVDRVCHNT; encoded by the coding sequence TTGCTTGCGCGAAGCAGTCGGGAGATTACCGATCTTCCGAGACCTTTTTCTCTCCTCATTGAGACGCTCCATCTGAACGCCGACTCGCGATTGATCCATGCGCTGGTGCTGAAGGTGGATGCGCTTCAGCCGCACAGTCTGTTGGTTGCCAGCCTGGTCAGCTTGGGCTATGCGGGGTTTGTGCTGATCGAAGGGGGTGGACTATGGCAGGGTTTTTCATGGGCAGCGTATTTGGCGGTGGTGTCTATGAGTCTGTTGATTGAGGGCGATTCCCAGGCGGACGAAGCGCTAAATGCCAGTATTTACGCGGGAGTTTCTGTTGACAGGGTCTGTCACAACACGTAG
- a CDS encoding putative Clostripain (Evidence 3 : Putative function from multiple computational evidences; Product type e : enzyme; MaGe:77308138) produces MPKKKTATNARKTWGIYTYIAGDNNLSDYGLLDIEEMAKAGASKDVYVSVQIDTAGEHTGSIRYELTEPDFEGVSHRAVIQRLPEQNTGEPRYLAQFAKWAAKRYPAQHRLLVVWNHGAGFMHTPTRDIGYDDSSKGDALTMGELRWALEQAGFGRGVSGKLGILGFDACLMNMLEVAYEFTGVADFVVGSQQTEPGDGWPYAEVIAGAKSSRDPGVVASKIVKAYIAYYKKTGDLGVTQSALELRKCSAIGSAVDQLGAALIKMIGTLKGRILEARVEAQGYEEPTYVDMVDLAKQISLKCPDAKIRAACRAVMTAVKVAVIANGSYGPSVARSCGLSIWFPLVRTDYVTRRSEYVALRYTKDYPNWAKFLDALLAG; encoded by the coding sequence ATGCCGAAAAAGAAGACTGCGACGAATGCGAGGAAGACCTGGGGGATTTATACCTACATTGCCGGCGACAACAATCTTTCTGATTATGGATTGCTGGATATCGAGGAGATGGCCAAGGCTGGTGCGTCGAAGGATGTGTATGTCTCGGTGCAGATTGACACAGCCGGCGAGCATACGGGATCCATTCGCTATGAGCTGACCGAGCCGGACTTCGAGGGGGTGTCGCACCGCGCCGTGATTCAGCGCCTTCCTGAACAGAATACGGGGGAGCCGCGCTATCTGGCGCAGTTTGCGAAATGGGCGGCGAAGCGCTATCCAGCGCAGCACCGGTTGCTGGTGGTATGGAATCATGGCGCCGGATTTATGCATACGCCCACCAGAGACATCGGGTACGACGATTCCAGCAAAGGCGACGCCTTGACGATGGGGGAGTTGCGCTGGGCGTTGGAACAGGCGGGGTTCGGACGCGGCGTGTCCGGCAAGCTGGGGATTCTGGGGTTCGATGCCTGTCTAATGAATATGCTTGAAGTCGCCTATGAGTTCACGGGTGTGGCGGATTTTGTGGTGGGGTCTCAGCAGACCGAGCCGGGCGATGGGTGGCCGTATGCCGAGGTGATCGCCGGTGCGAAGTCGAGTCGCGATCCTGGCGTCGTCGCATCAAAGATCGTGAAAGCCTATATTGCCTATTACAAGAAGACTGGCGATCTGGGTGTGACCCAGTCGGCGCTTGAGCTGCGGAAATGTTCTGCCATCGGCAGCGCGGTGGATCAGCTTGGCGCGGCATTGATCAAGATGATCGGCACGTTGAAAGGCAGAATTCTCGAGGCCCGAGTCGAGGCTCAAGGCTATGAGGAACCGACGTATGTCGATATGGTGGATCTCGCGAAGCAGATCTCGCTGAAGTGTCCCGATGCCAAGATCCGGGCGGCGTGCCGCGCCGTGATGACTGCGGTGAAGGTGGCGGTGATCGCTAATGGCAGCTATGGTCCTTCGGTGGCTCGTTCATGCGGCCTCTCGATCTGGTTCCCTTTGGTCCGAACCGATTATGTGACGCGCCGCAGTGAATATGTCGCATTGCGCTACACGAAAGATTATCCCAACTGGGCAAAGTTTCTGGATGCATTATTGGCTGGGTAG
- a CDS encoding putative Aldose 1-epimerase (Evidence 3 : Putative function from multiple computational evidences; Product type e : enzyme; MaGe:77308140): protein MLYSGPMTNLATPDTELTLSFGNQRAVVSPWGASLRRYFLVEAGGHEVDIVWGYSSGSQKKGGQGDVLIPFPGRVAEGRYVFDGESFQLDRNDKEGPNAIHGFVRTLPWQVSRAEAGSVSFDIRLEAEQFGGKGYPFSLAIRVIYELDEKGLSCSFDVLNAGTRPAPVGVGFHPYFTVGTLSIDDADARIPGAGILEFNDKLTPTGTILSVAGTEWDCRAFRRIGEKKFNHCYVQLDRDAEGMATASLRHAANGRVIDVTMDRAFTAIVVYTGDAIADAPRRAFAIEPMTCASDAFNHPEWGLKRLVPGERFSGRYTIWHRIES from the coding sequence ATGCTATACTCCGGTCCCATGACGAACCTAGCGACTCCCGACACAGAGCTCACGTTGTCGTTTGGTAACCAGCGGGCGGTGGTTTCGCCCTGGGGTGCGTCGTTGCGCCGGTATTTCCTCGTGGAAGCCGGCGGCCACGAGGTCGATATCGTTTGGGGTTATTCGAGCGGCAGTCAAAAGAAGGGCGGGCAGGGGGATGTGTTGATTCCCTTTCCCGGCCGTGTTGCCGAGGGGCGCTATGTGTTCGATGGCGAATCGTTTCAGCTCGACCGCAACGACAAGGAAGGTCCCAACGCAATTCATGGATTTGTCCGAACCCTGCCCTGGCAGGTGTCTCGCGCGGAGGCGGGCAGCGTCAGTTTCGACATTCGTCTTGAGGCGGAACAGTTCGGCGGCAAGGGCTATCCCTTCTCACTCGCGATCCGCGTGATCTATGAATTAGACGAGAAGGGATTATCTTGCTCGTTCGATGTGCTGAATGCCGGGACGCGGCCGGCGCCGGTCGGGGTGGGCTTTCATCCCTACTTCACGGTGGGCACGCTGTCGATCGATGACGCCGATGCCAGGATTCCCGGCGCGGGCATTCTGGAATTCAACGACAAGCTCACACCGACGGGAACGATTCTCTCCGTCGCAGGCACCGAGTGGGACTGCCGCGCCTTTCGCCGGATCGGCGAGAAGAAGTTCAATCACTGCTATGTGCAGCTCGACCGCGATGCGGAGGGGATGGCGACGGCCTCGCTTCGCCATGCCGCGAACGGCCGGGTGATCGATGTCACGATGGATCGGGCTTTCACGGCCATTGTGGTGTACACCGGGGATGCCATTGCCGATGCGCCGCGCCGCGCGTTCGCGATCGAGCCGATGACCTGCGCGTCGGATGCCTTCAATCATCCTGAATGGGGGCTAAAACGACTGGTTCCAGGAGAGCGCTTTTCCGGCCGCTATACGATTTGGCACCGGATCGAGTCCTGA
- a CDS encoding hypothetical protein (Evidence 4 : Unknown function but conserved in other organisms; MaGe:77308139): MWVVYIVECADRSLYTGITNDLKQRMAAHETGKGAKYTKRRGPLMLRYTETVESKGDALRREAAIKALGRPAKLALIAAHNQTSTI, translated from the coding sequence ATGTGGGTAGTCTATATCGTCGAATGCGCCGACCGGAGTCTCTATACCGGCATCACCAACGATCTGAAGCAGCGCATGGCGGCCCACGAAACCGGCAAAGGCGCCAAATATACCAAGCGCCGTGGACCGCTCATGCTGCGCTATACCGAAACGGTGGAGTCAAAAGGAGATGCCTTGCGGCGGGAAGCCGCGATCAAGGCCCTTGGCCGACCAGCCAAGCTGGCGTTGATCGCAGCCCATAATCAAACCTCGACAATCTAG
- a CDS encoding hypothetical protein (Evidence 4 : Unknown function but conserved in other organisms; MaGe:77308135), translated as MAYLLSLSKIVHSLLEPGSVVPARLRDRLDEDNAQAVERALRALSEVAMQQHHQVKASGTYAAIQEEQDALLAEIAIHTRAVRSDLTLTPREAVRRILLIVGFARTVLDNDPQLEEQLGPGVGAFFEKLDRAEFSDGALG; from the coding sequence ATGGCGTATTTACTCTCGCTGTCAAAAATCGTCCACTCGCTGCTGGAGCCGGGATCGGTCGTACCGGCCCGCCTGCGCGACCGCCTGGATGAAGACAACGCGCAAGCCGTCGAACGAGCCCTGCGCGCCCTCTCGGAAGTGGCGATGCAGCAACATCACCAAGTGAAAGCGTCAGGAACTTACGCGGCCATTCAAGAAGAGCAAGACGCCCTCCTCGCCGAAATCGCGATTCACACCCGCGCCGTCAGATCCGACCTCACCCTCACGCCTCGGGAAGCCGTCCGCCGGATTCTCTTGATCGTGGGATTTGCGAGAACCGTCCTGGATAACGATCCGCAGCTCGAAGAACAGTTGGGGCCCGGCGTCGGCGCGTTCTTCGAGAAATTGGACCGGGCGGAATTCAGCGACGGAGCGCTCGGCTAA